The following proteins come from a genomic window of Dromaius novaehollandiae isolate bDroNov1 chromosome 19, bDroNov1.hap1, whole genome shotgun sequence:
- the ASPA gene encoding aspartoacylase isoform X2: MHCICPKKALLRRHTSCILNEQFLKLLNSMTSRTVVHKPPVRKVAIFGGTHGNELSGIYLVKHWQEYGAEIQRTGVEVKPFISNPRAVKKCTRYIDCDLNRVFDPDNLGTVVEDIPYEVRRAQEINHIFGPKGSDDAYDLIFDLHNTTSNMGCTLILEDSRDDFTIQMSHYIKNALAPERCPILLIEHPTLKYATTRSVAKHLVGVEVGPQPHGVVRADILEKMRKTVKHGLDFVHLFNKGKEFPPCTVEVYKIMEEVDYPRNKNDEITAIIHPKLQDQDWQPLNKGDPLFLTLDGEVIAYKGDSTVYPTFINEAAYYEKNQAFVKTVKVKLTAECIRS, translated from the exons ATGCACTGTATCTGTCCTAAGAAAGCTCTTCTTAGGAGACATACTTCTTGCATATTAAATGAG CAATTCTTAAAGCTGCTGAATAGCATGACTTCCCGTACTGTTGTTCATAAACCTCCGGTAAGAAAGGTCGCTATCTTTGGAGGAACTCATGGTAATGAGTTATCAGGGATATATTTGGTCAAGCACTGGCAAGAGTATGGAGCTGAGATTCAAAGAACAGGAGTGGAAGTGAAACCATTTATAAGCAACCCAAGAGCTGTGAAGAAATGTACTAGATACATTGACTGTGATCTGAACCGTGTTTTTGACCCTGATAATCTTGG AACAGTGGTGGAAGATATTCCATATGAAGTGAGAAGGGCTCAGGAAATCAATCATATATTTGGTCCAAAAGGTAGTGATGATGCCTATGACCTTATTTTTGACCTTCACAACACCACTTCTAACATGGGTTGTACTCTTATTCTTGAAGACTCCAGGGATGACTTTACAATTCAAATGTCTCATTATATCAag AACGCTTTGGCTCCAGAACGCTGTCCTATTTTGCTGATTGAACATCCAACCTTGAAATATGCAACAACTCGCTCTGTAGCAAAACATCTTGTTg GCGTGGAGGTGGGTCCGCAACCACATGGTGTTGTTAGAGCTGATATTTTGGAGAAAATGAGGAAGACTGTCAAACATGGTCTTGATTTTGTGCACCTTTTCAATAAAG GAAAAGAATTTCCACCATGTACAGTTGAGGTTTACAAAATAATGGAGGAAGTAGATTACCCCAGgaataaaaatgatgaaattacTGCTATTATTCACCCTAAACTGCAG gATCAAGATTGGCAGCCACTGAACAAAGGCGATCCTCTATTTTTGACTCTTGATGGAGAAGTAATTGCATATAAAGGGGACAGTACTGTCTATCCGACATTTATTAATGAAGCTGCATATTATGAAAAGAATCAAGCTTTTGTAAAAACAGTCAAAGTAAAACTCACTGCAGAATGTATCAGATCTTAG
- the ASPA gene encoding aspartoacylase isoform X1, with protein MHCICPKKALLRRHTSCILNEQFLKLLNSMTSRTVVHKPPVRKVAIFGGTHGNELSGIYLVKHWQEYGAEIQRTGVEVKPFISNPRAVKKCTRYIDCDLNRVFDPDNLGRTVVEDIPYEVRRAQEINHIFGPKGSDDAYDLIFDLHNTTSNMGCTLILEDSRDDFTIQMSHYIKNALAPERCPILLIEHPTLKYATTRSVAKHLVGVEVGPQPHGVVRADILEKMRKTVKHGLDFVHLFNKGKEFPPCTVEVYKIMEEVDYPRNKNDEITAIIHPKLQDQDWQPLNKGDPLFLTLDGEVIAYKGDSTVYPTFINEAAYYEKNQAFVKTVKVKLTAECIRS; from the exons ATGCACTGTATCTGTCCTAAGAAAGCTCTTCTTAGGAGACATACTTCTTGCATATTAAATGAG CAATTCTTAAAGCTGCTGAATAGCATGACTTCCCGTACTGTTGTTCATAAACCTCCGGTAAGAAAGGTCGCTATCTTTGGAGGAACTCATGGTAATGAGTTATCAGGGATATATTTGGTCAAGCACTGGCAAGAGTATGGAGCTGAGATTCAAAGAACAGGAGTGGAAGTGAAACCATTTATAAGCAACCCAAGAGCTGTGAAGAAATGTACTAGATACATTGACTGTGATCTGAACCGTGTTTTTGACCCTGATAATCTTGG CAGAACAGTGGTGGAAGATATTCCATATGAAGTGAGAAGGGCTCAGGAAATCAATCATATATTTGGTCCAAAAGGTAGTGATGATGCCTATGACCTTATTTTTGACCTTCACAACACCACTTCTAACATGGGTTGTACTCTTATTCTTGAAGACTCCAGGGATGACTTTACAATTCAAATGTCTCATTATATCAag AACGCTTTGGCTCCAGAACGCTGTCCTATTTTGCTGATTGAACATCCAACCTTGAAATATGCAACAACTCGCTCTGTAGCAAAACATCTTGTTg GCGTGGAGGTGGGTCCGCAACCACATGGTGTTGTTAGAGCTGATATTTTGGAGAAAATGAGGAAGACTGTCAAACATGGTCTTGATTTTGTGCACCTTTTCAATAAAG GAAAAGAATTTCCACCATGTACAGTTGAGGTTTACAAAATAATGGAGGAAGTAGATTACCCCAGgaataaaaatgatgaaattacTGCTATTATTCACCCTAAACTGCAG gATCAAGATTGGCAGCCACTGAACAAAGGCGATCCTCTATTTTTGACTCTTGATGGAGAAGTAATTGCATATAAAGGGGACAGTACTGTCTATCCGACATTTATTAATGAAGCTGCATATTATGAAAAGAATCAAGCTTTTGTAAAAACAGTCAAAGTAAAACTCACTGCAGAATGTATCAGATCTTAG
- the ASPA gene encoding aspartoacylase isoform X3: protein MTSRTVVHKPPVRKVAIFGGTHGNELSGIYLVKHWQEYGAEIQRTGVEVKPFISNPRAVKKCTRYIDCDLNRVFDPDNLGRTVVEDIPYEVRRAQEINHIFGPKGSDDAYDLIFDLHNTTSNMGCTLILEDSRDDFTIQMSHYIKNALAPERCPILLIEHPTLKYATTRSVAKHLVGVEVGPQPHGVVRADILEKMRKTVKHGLDFVHLFNKGKEFPPCTVEVYKIMEEVDYPRNKNDEITAIIHPKLQDQDWQPLNKGDPLFLTLDGEVIAYKGDSTVYPTFINEAAYYEKNQAFVKTVKVKLTAECIRS from the exons ATGACTTCCCGTACTGTTGTTCATAAACCTCCGGTAAGAAAGGTCGCTATCTTTGGAGGAACTCATGGTAATGAGTTATCAGGGATATATTTGGTCAAGCACTGGCAAGAGTATGGAGCTGAGATTCAAAGAACAGGAGTGGAAGTGAAACCATTTATAAGCAACCCAAGAGCTGTGAAGAAATGTACTAGATACATTGACTGTGATCTGAACCGTGTTTTTGACCCTGATAATCTTGG CAGAACAGTGGTGGAAGATATTCCATATGAAGTGAGAAGGGCTCAGGAAATCAATCATATATTTGGTCCAAAAGGTAGTGATGATGCCTATGACCTTATTTTTGACCTTCACAACACCACTTCTAACATGGGTTGTACTCTTATTCTTGAAGACTCCAGGGATGACTTTACAATTCAAATGTCTCATTATATCAag AACGCTTTGGCTCCAGAACGCTGTCCTATTTTGCTGATTGAACATCCAACCTTGAAATATGCAACAACTCGCTCTGTAGCAAAACATCTTGTTg GCGTGGAGGTGGGTCCGCAACCACATGGTGTTGTTAGAGCTGATATTTTGGAGAAAATGAGGAAGACTGTCAAACATGGTCTTGATTTTGTGCACCTTTTCAATAAAG GAAAAGAATTTCCACCATGTACAGTTGAGGTTTACAAAATAATGGAGGAAGTAGATTACCCCAGgaataaaaatgatgaaattacTGCTATTATTCACCCTAAACTGCAG gATCAAGATTGGCAGCCACTGAACAAAGGCGATCCTCTATTTTTGACTCTTGATGGAGAAGTAATTGCATATAAAGGGGACAGTACTGTCTATCCGACATTTATTAATGAAGCTGCATATTATGAAAAGAATCAAGCTTTTGTAAAAACAGTCAAAGTAAAACTCACTGCAGAATGTATCAGATCTTAG
- the TRPV3 gene encoding transient receptor potential cation channel subfamily V member 3 isoform X1: MIKDNKEIIPLMGKKANPSGISTSNQQEKKPTESTPTKKSSHFFLEIDGFESNATPNNTSPPVFSKPMDSNIRPCASGNGEDMDSPQSLQDDATEYSPNVESCANLSQGLEQTSARKKLKKYIFRAVSEGNIEELQCLLTELKERSNTCTNMTVPDYLMKKLTASDTGKTCLMKALLNISQNTNEIVNMLLSFAEENGILERFINAAYTEEAYKGQTALNIAIERRQSEITQILIEKGADVNAHAEGIFFNPKHKHEGFYFGETALALAACTNQPDIIQLLMDNTKTNITFQDSRGNNILHALVTVAEDFKTQNDFVIRMYDMILLKSKDRNLETVKNKDGLTPLQLAAKTGKLEILKYILSREIRDKPNRSLSRKFTDWAYGPVQSSLYDLTELDTTADNSVLEIIVYNTNIGNRHEMLTLEPLNSLLRMKWKKFARHMFFMSCCFYFLYNVTLTLVSYHRPNEAEAPPYPLALTRGTGWLQLSGQVMVMLGAIFLAIKESVAIFLLRPSDLQSILSDAWFHFAFFIQAVLVIFSVFLYLFSYKEHLVCLVLAMALGWANMLYFTRGFQSMGIYSVMIQKVILQDVIKFLVVYIVFLLGFGVALAALIETCPGSRECHSNSSLGPVLMDLFKLTLGLGDLEIHENSKYPVLFLLLLITYVVLTFVLLLNMLIALMGETVEDISKESEHIWKLQRARTILEFEKFLPKSLKKRFQLGERCKVAENDTRVCLRINEVKWTEWKTHVSFINEDPGPTVNPKVGKMIQKTVSPQKGARMNSPAERIVQSYLQEW; the protein is encoded by the exons ATGATTAAAGATAACAAAGAAATTATTCCCCTAATGGGCAAGAAAGCAAATCCGTCTGGTATCTCCACTTCAAACCAGCAAGAGAAAAAGCCAACTGAAAGCACTCCCACAAAGAAAAG TTCCCACTTTTTTCTAGAGATTGATGGTTTTGAAAGCAATGCAACTCCAAATAATACATCTCCCCCTGTGTTTTCAAAACCCATGGATTCAAATATTCGTCCATG TGCATCTGGAAATGGGGAGGATATGGATTCCCCACAGTCTCTCCAGGATGATGCGACTGAATACAGCCCTAATGTGGAGAGCTG TGCTAACCTATCACAAGGACTTGAGCAGACTAGTGCCCGGAAGaagttgaaaaaatatatatttagggCAGTGTCTGAGGGGAATATAGAAGAATTGCAATGTCTGCTCACAGAGCTGAAGGAAAGATCGAACACATGTACGAACATGACTGTGCCAG ATTATCTGATGAAAAAACTCACAGCTTCAGATACTGGCAAAACTTGTTTGATGAAAGCGCTGCTGAACATCAGCCAAAACACAAATGAGATAGTGAATATGCTGTTAtcctttgcagaagaaaatggtattttggaGAGGTTTATCAATGCAGCATACACAGAAGAGGCATATAAAG gtcagaCAGCTCTGAATATTGCCATCGAAAGAAGACAATCTGAAATCACTCAGATCCTTATAGAAAAAGGAGCTGATGTCAATGCTCATGCTGAGGGTATTTTCTTTAATCCCAAGCATAAGCATGAAGGTTTTTATTTTG GTGAAACTGCACTGGCATTAGCTGCATGTACCAATCAACCAGATATAATTCAGCTATTAATGGACAATACCAAGACTAACATTACTTTTCAGGATTCCAGAGGAAACAATATCCTGCATGCACTAGTTACTGTGGCAGAAGACTTTAAAACCCAGAATGACTTTGTAATCAGAATGTATGATATGATTTTATTGAAAAGTAAAGATAGAAATTTGGAAACAGTGAAGAATAAGGACGGTTTGACACCACTACAATTAGCTGCAAAAACCGGGAAATTGGAG ATCCTGAAATACATCCTCAGCAGAGAGATAAGAGATAAGCCTAACAGGAGCCTGTCAAGAAAATTCACAGACTGGGCTTATGGTCCTGTTCAGTCTTCCCTTTATGATCTGACAGAACTAGATACCACCGCAGACAATTCAGTACTGGAAATTATTGTCTATAATACGAATATTGGC AATCGTCACGAAATGCTGACTTTGGAGCCTCTGAATTCCCTTCTGAGAATGAAATGGAAGAAGTTTGCACGACACATGTTTTTTATGTCATgttgcttttatttcctgtaCAATGTAACACTAACATTAGTTTCCTACCACAGGCCTAATGAAGCTGAA GCTCCACCTTACCCACTAGCACTAACACGTGGCACGGGATGGCTGCAGTTATCAGGACAGGTGATGGTTATGTTAGGAGCAATATTTTTAGCTATAAAAGAG AGTGTAGCCATCTTTCTGCTTAGGCCTTCAGACCTGCAGTCAATTCTCTCTGATGCGTGGTTCCACTTTGCATT ttttatacaagctgtgcttgtgatcttctctgtctttttgtACTTGTTTTCCTACAAAGAACACCTCGTGTGTCTTGTTTTGGCAATGGCCCTAGGATGGGCTAATATGCTCTATTTCACCAGAGGTTTCCAGTCCATGGGAATTTACAGTGTTATGATTCAAAAG gtCATCCTTCAAGATGTAATAAAGTTTTTAGTTGTCTATATCGTGTTTTTGCTGGGATTTGGCGTAG CTCTTGCTGCATTGATCGAAACTTGCCCAGGCAGCAGGGAATGCCATTCCAACAGCAGTCTGGGACCTGTTCTGATGGATCTTTTTAAGCTCACTCTAGGACTGGGAGATCTGGAGATCCATGAAAATTCAAAGTATCCTGTgctgtttcttcttctcctcatAACTTACGTCGTGTTGACTTTTGTTCTTCTCTTGAACATGCTTATTGCATTAATGGGAGAGACTGTGGAAGATATTTCTAAAGAGAGTGAGCACATTTGGAAACTCCAG AGAGCCCGGACCATTTTGGAATTTGAAAAATTCTTGCCAAAATCTTTGAAGAAAAGATTCCAACTGGGAGAACGGTGTAAAGTGGCTGAAAATGACACAAGGGTGTGTTTAAG AATTAACGAAGTGAAATGGACCGAGTGGAAAACACATGTTTCATTTATTAATGAAGATCCAGGGCCAACAG TTAATCCTAAAGTGGGCAAAATGATCCAAAAGACTGTCTCGCCACAAAAGGGAGCAAGGATGAACTCTCCAGCAGAGAGGATAGTGCAAAGCTATTTGCAGGAATGGTAA
- the TRPV3 gene encoding transient receptor potential cation channel subfamily V member 3 isoform X2: MIKDNKEIIPLMGKKANPSGISTSNQQEKKPTESTPTKKSSHFFLEIDGFESNATPNNTSPPVFSKPMDSNIRPCASGNGEDMDSPQSLQDDATEYSPNVESCANLSQGLEQTSARKKLKKYIFRAVSEGNIEELQCLLTELKERSNTCTNMTVPDYLMKKLTASDTGKTCLMKALLNISQNTNEIVNMLLSFAEENGILERFINAAYTEEAYKGQTALNIAIERRQSEITQILIEKGADVNAHAEGIFFNPKHKHEGFYFGETALALAACTNQPDIIQLLMDNTKTNITFQDSRGNNILHALVTVAEDFKTQNDFVIRMYDMILLKSKDRNLETVKNKDGLTPLQLAAKTGKLEILKYILSREIRDKPNRSLSRKFTDWAYGPVQSSLYDLTELDTTADNSVLEIIVYNTNIGNRHEMLTLEPLNSLLRMKWKKFARHMFFMSCCFYFLYNVTLTLVSYHRPNEAEAPPYPLALTRGTGWLQLSGQVMVMLGAIFLAIKESVAIFLLRPSDLQSILSDAWFHFAFFIQAVLVIFSVFLYLFSYKEHLVCLVLAMALGWANMLYFTRGFQSMGIYSVMIQKVILQDVIKFLVVYIVFLLGFGVALAALIETCPGSRECHSNSSLGPVLMDLFKLTLGLGDLEIHENSKYPVLFLLLLITYVVLTFVLLLNMLIALMGETVEDISKESEHIWKLQRARTILEFEKFLPKSLKKRFQLGERCKVAENDTRVCLRINEVKWTEWKTHVSFINEDPGPTDPSKVQDNSRSNSKNTLNTFDEMDDLPETSV, translated from the exons ATGATTAAAGATAACAAAGAAATTATTCCCCTAATGGGCAAGAAAGCAAATCCGTCTGGTATCTCCACTTCAAACCAGCAAGAGAAAAAGCCAACTGAAAGCACTCCCACAAAGAAAAG TTCCCACTTTTTTCTAGAGATTGATGGTTTTGAAAGCAATGCAACTCCAAATAATACATCTCCCCCTGTGTTTTCAAAACCCATGGATTCAAATATTCGTCCATG TGCATCTGGAAATGGGGAGGATATGGATTCCCCACAGTCTCTCCAGGATGATGCGACTGAATACAGCCCTAATGTGGAGAGCTG TGCTAACCTATCACAAGGACTTGAGCAGACTAGTGCCCGGAAGaagttgaaaaaatatatatttagggCAGTGTCTGAGGGGAATATAGAAGAATTGCAATGTCTGCTCACAGAGCTGAAGGAAAGATCGAACACATGTACGAACATGACTGTGCCAG ATTATCTGATGAAAAAACTCACAGCTTCAGATACTGGCAAAACTTGTTTGATGAAAGCGCTGCTGAACATCAGCCAAAACACAAATGAGATAGTGAATATGCTGTTAtcctttgcagaagaaaatggtattttggaGAGGTTTATCAATGCAGCATACACAGAAGAGGCATATAAAG gtcagaCAGCTCTGAATATTGCCATCGAAAGAAGACAATCTGAAATCACTCAGATCCTTATAGAAAAAGGAGCTGATGTCAATGCTCATGCTGAGGGTATTTTCTTTAATCCCAAGCATAAGCATGAAGGTTTTTATTTTG GTGAAACTGCACTGGCATTAGCTGCATGTACCAATCAACCAGATATAATTCAGCTATTAATGGACAATACCAAGACTAACATTACTTTTCAGGATTCCAGAGGAAACAATATCCTGCATGCACTAGTTACTGTGGCAGAAGACTTTAAAACCCAGAATGACTTTGTAATCAGAATGTATGATATGATTTTATTGAAAAGTAAAGATAGAAATTTGGAAACAGTGAAGAATAAGGACGGTTTGACACCACTACAATTAGCTGCAAAAACCGGGAAATTGGAG ATCCTGAAATACATCCTCAGCAGAGAGATAAGAGATAAGCCTAACAGGAGCCTGTCAAGAAAATTCACAGACTGGGCTTATGGTCCTGTTCAGTCTTCCCTTTATGATCTGACAGAACTAGATACCACCGCAGACAATTCAGTACTGGAAATTATTGTCTATAATACGAATATTGGC AATCGTCACGAAATGCTGACTTTGGAGCCTCTGAATTCCCTTCTGAGAATGAAATGGAAGAAGTTTGCACGACACATGTTTTTTATGTCATgttgcttttatttcctgtaCAATGTAACACTAACATTAGTTTCCTACCACAGGCCTAATGAAGCTGAA GCTCCACCTTACCCACTAGCACTAACACGTGGCACGGGATGGCTGCAGTTATCAGGACAGGTGATGGTTATGTTAGGAGCAATATTTTTAGCTATAAAAGAG AGTGTAGCCATCTTTCTGCTTAGGCCTTCAGACCTGCAGTCAATTCTCTCTGATGCGTGGTTCCACTTTGCATT ttttatacaagctgtgcttgtgatcttctctgtctttttgtACTTGTTTTCCTACAAAGAACACCTCGTGTGTCTTGTTTTGGCAATGGCCCTAGGATGGGCTAATATGCTCTATTTCACCAGAGGTTTCCAGTCCATGGGAATTTACAGTGTTATGATTCAAAAG gtCATCCTTCAAGATGTAATAAAGTTTTTAGTTGTCTATATCGTGTTTTTGCTGGGATTTGGCGTAG CTCTTGCTGCATTGATCGAAACTTGCCCAGGCAGCAGGGAATGCCATTCCAACAGCAGTCTGGGACCTGTTCTGATGGATCTTTTTAAGCTCACTCTAGGACTGGGAGATCTGGAGATCCATGAAAATTCAAAGTATCCTGTgctgtttcttcttctcctcatAACTTACGTCGTGTTGACTTTTGTTCTTCTCTTGAACATGCTTATTGCATTAATGGGAGAGACTGTGGAAGATATTTCTAAAGAGAGTGAGCACATTTGGAAACTCCAG AGAGCCCGGACCATTTTGGAATTTGAAAAATTCTTGCCAAAATCTTTGAAGAAAAGATTCCAACTGGGAGAACGGTGTAAAGTGGCTGAAAATGACACAAGGGTGTGTTTAAG AATTAACGAAGTGAAATGGACCGAGTGGAAAACACATGTTTCATTTATTAATGAAGATCCAGGGCCAACAG atcCAAGTAAAGTTCAAGATAATTCAAGAAGTAATAGCAAAAACACCCTGAATACATTTGATGAAATGGATGATTTGCCTGAAACTTCTGTTTAG